A section of the Anaerolineae bacterium genome encodes:
- a CDS encoding SH3 domain-containing protein, translating into MRYRILTSLLLLGLLLTASSCASFGATSGQPDKPVASITAPENGSHFNVGQAVVVKFGATDMPGVAQMEVTINGRPAYVETVAPPVNAFVADYTWTPEKSGSFVIQAVAFSLDGDSSEPAQVVVTVTETGDDAPPAPPAGQTPIAGPATPTPRPVVPTPAPASTGDQVGLKPIVTALVALNVRTGPGKDYPVVGRLAQGQSAEITGQDEGAYWWQIVFPSDNGNGGWVAAGGEFSEAVNAGAVPVVETPPPPGNAGPPASPTPDALKPTIYTFTANRYTIAPGESVTLSWDLANATAAYLRYNNLEEGVVAPGHKTVSPDQDTVYTLIARNEAGETTAELTVTVAGQAPTPVPVLRDGKTRLVHAQSIDFDQGLVQDNVGPASDFYWDWQQKQFFPKGGASGALLSKSYGDITLPDCLAAAYDRPIDVGGGAVLLTGCYKTNEGRYGKFYVSDWDLGGNLTVEWLTWDYP; encoded by the coding sequence ATGCGATATAGAATATTAACCTCACTGCTTCTCCTGGGGTTGCTGCTGACAGCCTCAAGCTGCGCCTCATTTGGCGCAACCTCGGGCCAGCCGGACAAACCTGTCGCCAGTATCACCGCCCCGGAAAACGGGAGCCATTTTAACGTGGGCCAAGCCGTGGTGGTAAAGTTTGGCGCAACCGACATGCCGGGCGTGGCGCAGATGGAAGTGACCATCAACGGCCGGCCGGCCTATGTGGAAACCGTTGCGCCGCCGGTGAACGCCTTTGTGGCCGACTACACCTGGACGCCGGAGAAAAGCGGTAGTTTTGTGATCCAGGCCGTGGCTTTTAGCCTGGACGGCGATTCCAGCGAGCCGGCGCAGGTGGTGGTCACCGTAACCGAAACCGGGGACGACGCCCCGCCCGCGCCTCCGGCCGGGCAAACGCCAATCGCCGGGCCGGCCACGCCCACGCCCCGCCCGGTTGTGCCCACGCCGGCGCCCGCCTCAACCGGCGACCAAGTGGGGCTTAAACCCATTGTCACCGCGTTGGTGGCCTTGAATGTCCGCACCGGGCCAGGCAAAGATTACCCCGTGGTCGGCCGTTTAGCCCAGGGCCAATCCGCCGAGATCACGGGCCAGGATGAAGGCGCTTACTGGTGGCAAATTGTCTTCCCGTCCGATAACGGCAACGGGGGCTGGGTGGCCGCCGGCGGGGAGTTTTCAGAGGCTGTTAACGCCGGCGCGGTGCCGGTAGTGGAAACCCCTCCCCCGCCCGGCAACGCCGGACCTCCGGCTTCGCCCACGCCCGACGCGCTCAAACCAACCATCTACACGTTCACGGCCAACCGCTACACCATCGCTCCCGGCGAAAGTGTCACCTTAAGTTGGGATTTGGCCAATGCCACGGCCGCCTATTTGCGTTACAACAACCTTGAAGAAGGAGTAGTGGCCCCGGGCCATAAAACCGTTTCGCCCGATCAAGACACGGTATATACCCTCATCGCCCGCAACGAGGCCGGCGAAACCACGGCCGAGCTGACCGTCACGGTCGCCGGCCAGGCCCCCACCCCCGTGCCGGTGCTGCGAGACGGCAAAACGCGCCTGGTTCACGCCCAAAGCATAGATTTTGACCAGGGCCTGGTGCAAGACAACGTCGGCCCCGCTTCCGATTTTTATTGGGACTGGCAGCAAAAGCAATTCTTCCCCAAGGGCGGGGCCAGCGGCGCTTTGCTCAGTAAATCCTACGGCGACATTACCCTGCCTGACTGCCTGGCCGCCGCCTATGACCGGCCCATTGACGTGGGCGGCGGCGCTGTTTTGCTGACCGGCTGCTACAAAACCAACGAAGGCCGTTACGGTAAGTTTTACGTGTCTGACTGGGACCTGGGCGGCAATTTGACCGTTGAATGGCTGACGTGGGATTACCCGTAG
- a CDS encoding ribonuclease HII gives MNKSWSSPRSNGSFPDLQKEIALLKQGYRFVAGLDEVGRGAWAGPVVAAAVILPFDRPEAVAKTLAGLHDSKKLGPNRREIFFGLIQKTALAVSVGMAPAAMVDENNVVGATRYAMQQALVNLSLSPDYLLLDYLTLPDVMLPQHAFPKADNLSLTVAAASVIAKVTRDRLMVELSDIYPGYGFDQHKGYGTPAHRAALIKQGPCPLHRFSYKPLECLTLSNNN, from the coding sequence ATGAATAAATCATGGTCATCTCCAAGGTCGAATGGCTCTTTTCCTGATCTGCAAAAAGAAATAGCCCTGCTCAAGCAGGGCTATCGTTTTGTAGCGGGTCTGGACGAAGTTGGGCGGGGTGCCTGGGCCGGGCCGGTGGTGGCTGCCGCCGTGATTTTGCCATTTGACCGGCCGGAGGCGGTGGCAAAAACTTTGGCCGGCTTGCACGATTCCAAAAAATTAGGCCCAAATAGACGAGAAATTTTCTTTGGTTTGATCCAAAAAACAGCGCTGGCCGTTTCGGTGGGGATGGCCCCGGCGGCAATGGTGGATGAAAACAACGTGGTGGGCGCAACCCGTTACGCCATGCAGCAGGCGCTGGTCAATTTGAGCCTCTCCCCGGATTATCTTTTATTGGATTATCTGACCCTGCCCGACGTAATGCTGCCCCAACATGCTTTTCCCAAAGCAGATAACCTCTCGCTGACGGTAGCGGCCGCTTCGGTGATAGCCAAAGTAACCCGGGATCGGTTGATGGTTGAATTGAGCGACATTTATCCCGGTTATGGGTTTGACCAACACAAAGGGTATGGCACTCCGGCTCACCGCGCGGCTTTAATTAAACAAGGCCCCTGCCCCCTGCATCGTTTCAGCTACAAGCCTTTGGAATGTTTGACACTCTCAAACAATAATTAA
- a CDS encoding glycosyltransferase family 2 protein, with protein sequence MVIPAYNEESRLPRTLNQVAEFVEAQAYSTEVLVVDDGSTDRTAAVVAQFSAKHPCIKLIRARHGGKGHAVKMGMLQAKGEYALLCDADLAMPITELPKFLPPQQNSYQVAIGSREAPGAVRYHEPAYRHLMGRAFNWLVKVLAVPGFEDTQCGFKCFHRSVIRDLFLRQTLNGFGFDVEILYLAQKQRYRIIEVPIHWYYQTESKVHPLKDTARMFRDIIKVRQNDRQGLYEQSPSAVDREEDDAI encoded by the coding sequence ATAGTCATCCCAGCCTACAATGAAGAATCGCGCTTGCCTCGCACCTTAAACCAAGTGGCCGAATTTGTAGAAGCGCAGGCATATTCTACCGAAGTATTGGTGGTGGATGACGGCAGCACGGACCGCACCGCGGCAGTGGTGGCGCAGTTTTCAGCCAAACATCCCTGCATAAAGCTGATTCGGGCCAGGCATGGCGGCAAAGGGCACGCAGTGAAAATGGGCATGCTGCAAGCCAAAGGGGAATACGCCCTTCTATGCGACGCCGACCTGGCCATGCCTATCACGGAACTGCCCAAATTTTTACCGCCCCAACAAAACAGTTACCAGGTAGCCATTGGCTCGCGGGAAGCCCCGGGAGCGGTGCGTTACCATGAGCCGGCCTATCGCCACCTGATGGGGCGAGCTTTTAATTGGCTGGTCAAGGTTTTGGCCGTACCCGGTTTTGAAGATACCCAATGCGGCTTTAAATGTTTTCACCGCTCCGTCATTCGGGACCTCTTTTTACGCCAAACTCTCAACGGTTTCGGCTTTGACGTGGAAATCCTATACCTGGCCCAAAAACAGCGCTATCGCATCATCGAAGTGCCGATCCACTGGTATTATCAAACCGAAAGTAAAGTGCATCCGCTTAAAGATACCGCGCGGATGTTCCGCGATATTATCAAAGTACGTCAAAATGACCGGCAAGGGCTTTACGAACAATCTCCAAGCGCTGTTGACCGGGAGGAAGACGATGCGATATAG
- a CDS encoding response regulator, with product MTDAVRHRVLYIEDDENQRVAMSQMLKILGYEVTCAENGQEGVEKAASWKPDIVLTDVRMPKMNGDEVIRVLRSRPETCGLPIFVISAFTDAKTRGTCKEAGANKFYAKPINIYEINDDIKSALNHKKPAILTT from the coding sequence ATGACCGACGCCGTTCGACACCGGGTACTGTATATTGAAGATGACGAGAATCAGCGAGTGGCTATGTCTCAAATGCTCAAAATATTGGGTTATGAGGTAACCTGCGCCGAAAATGGGCAAGAGGGGGTTGAAAAAGCCGCCAGTTGGAAACCCGATATTGTTCTCACCGACGTGCGCATGCCAAAGATGAACGGCGATGAGGTCATTCGCGTTTTACGCAGCCGGCCGGAAACATGCGGCCTGCCAATTTTTGTCATCTCGGCCTTTACCGACGCCAAAACGCGCGGGACATGTAAAGAGGCCGGGGCCAATAAGTTTTACGCCAAACCCATTAATATTTACGAGATCAACGACGATATTAAATCGGCTTTGAATCATAAAAAACCGGCAATCTTAACAACTTAA
- a CDS encoding GNAT family N-acetyltransferase, producing MDIKIRPINTLTDLRRCHEIQRATWGFTDLMVFPYTQLISAAHNGGTLLGAYDGPDLVGFVYGYLGMSEAKLYLFSQRMGVLPSYQSKGIGMKLKLAQRDAMLRRGIDLIVWTYDPLLGKNASLNIEKLGGIVRHYARDIYGAVSNPLQVGLSTDRFLLEWELMSDRVRQRIRSKELRPLAENWLKEEKYNVVNYVTWERNLPRPIASDLEMDDPVLLVQIPHDLNIIKKMDLGLARGWRESTRDIFETYFKRGYVVTGFARSTGLQIPNIYKIERTVLPTTSDFSSWVGGVREE from the coding sequence ATGGACATTAAAATCCGTCCAATCAACACTTTAACCGACTTACGCAGGTGTCATGAGATTCAACGGGCCACCTGGGGTTTTACCGATTTAATGGTATTTCCCTACACCCAGCTCATCTCCGCCGCCCACAACGGCGGCACGCTCCTGGGCGCTTACGACGGCCCCGACCTGGTGGGTTTTGTTTATGGCTACCTGGGCATGTCGGAGGCCAAGTTATACCTCTTTTCCCAACGGATGGGCGTTTTACCCAGTTACCAAAGTAAAGGCATTGGCATGAAGCTAAAGTTGGCCCAACGCGATGCCATGCTGCGCCGGGGCATTGACCTGATTGTGTGGACGTATGATCCGCTGTTGGGCAAAAACGCCAGCCTGAATATTGAAAAATTGGGCGGCATTGTACGCCATTACGCCCGCGACATTTACGGCGCGGTCAGCAACCCCCTCCAGGTGGGCCTGTCCACCGACCGTTTTTTGCTGGAGTGGGAACTGATGAGCGACCGGGTCAGACAGCGAATTCGCAGCAAAGAACTGCGTCCCCTGGCCGAAAATTGGCTCAAAGAAGAAAAGTATAATGTGGTCAACTATGTTACCTGGGAAAGAAATCTCCCTCGTCCCATTGCTTCTGATTTAGAAATGGATGACCCGGTGTTGCTGGTCCAGATTCCCCACGATCTGAATATCATCAAAAAAATGGACCTTGGTCTGGCGCGCGGCTGGCGCGAGTCGACCCGCGATATTTTTGAAACGTATTTTAAACGTGGTTATGTTGTTACCGGCTTTGCGCGCAGTACAGGCTTACAAATTCCCAATATTTACAAAATAGAAAGAACAGTTTTGCCTACCACATCCGACTTCTCTTCCTGGGTGGGAGGGGTAAGGGAAGAGTAA
- the rplS gene encoding 50S ribosomal protein L19 yields the protein MAHAVDLIQSVEHQSLEKQPGERPELRIGDTVNVHVRIVEGNRERVQAFQGVVIAMKGSGMNKLFTVRRIASHGIGVERTFLFHSPRIEKVEVLRHAKVNRAKLYFLRDRSGKSARLKEKRIS from the coding sequence ATGGCCCATGCAGTTGATTTAATCCAATCCGTTGAACATCAATCCCTTGAAAAGCAGCCGGGTGAACGACCGGAGCTGCGCATTGGCGATACTGTGAACGTCCACGTCCGCATTGTTGAAGGCAACCGGGAGCGGGTGCAGGCTTTTCAGGGGGTGGTGATTGCCATGAAGGGCAGTGGGATGAACAAACTCTTTACCGTCCGGCGCATTGCCTCCCACGGCATCGGCGTAGAGCGAACTTTTCTCTTTCACTCGCCGCGCATCGAAAAGGTAGAGGTTTTGCGCCACGCCAAGGTGAATCGCGCCAAACTCTATTTCCTGCGGGATCGGAGTGGCAAGTCGGCCCGCCTGAAAGAAAAGCGAATTTCGTAA
- a CDS encoding GNAT family N-acetyltransferase → MENELKNNTLTTPHRHLVIRFATHADLPQVAHIARVTWNITYSGTISAENRNDFLERAYTPENLAGAIDAPGHWFYVVELKKEMIGFGHFLRRYHPTQARAELVRLYVLPEYQNLGVGTVILRTGFAALAQAGMEQCFVSVQETNASARRFYERHGFIYHRKHGQFLGTQIVVLVQYIRPITAANATGE, encoded by the coding sequence ATGGAAAACGAACTAAAAAACAATACCCTAACCACGCCCCACCGGCATTTGGTTATCAGATTTGCCACCCATGCCGATTTGCCCCAGGTGGCTCACATCGCGCGGGTTACCTGGAATATTACGTACAGCGGCACCATCTCTGCGGAAAATCGGAACGATTTTTTAGAGCGAGCTTATACCCCCGAAAATCTGGCCGGGGCCATTGATGCGCCCGGCCATTGGTTTTACGTGGTTGAGCTAAAAAAAGAGATGATTGGCTTTGGCCATTTTTTGCGCCGTTACCACCCCACCCAGGCCCGCGCCGAACTGGTTCGCCTTTATGTTTTGCCTGAATATCAAAATCTGGGCGTGGGCACGGTGATCCTTAGAACGGGATTTGCCGCGCTGGCCCAGGCCGGCATGGAACAATGTTTTGTGTCGGTTCAGGAAACCAATGCCTCGGCCCGCCGATTTTACGAGCGACACGGCTTTATTTATCACCGCAAGCACGGCCAATTTTTAGGCACCCAAATTGTGGTTCTGGTGCAGTACATTCGCCCCATCACCGCCGCCAATGCTACCGGCGAATGA